A single window of Vigna unguiculata cultivar IT97K-499-35 chromosome 1, ASM411807v1, whole genome shotgun sequence DNA harbors:
- the LOC114176507 gene encoding uncharacterized protein LOC114176507 gives MTTMAPTEPEKQISLKLMVNKERNKVVFAEAGKDFVDVLFSFFTLPLGTIVRLVREESNMLPIEVGSLTSLYQSAENLDKEFLCTDSCKQIILRPKNSLERYCMNLKLKIDDTEPAEYFVCNNLLSCRFHDPVLISMFKNRRCRCGKMLDKPISPSTSYDGFVKDSATFIITDDLTVEPNSLNAFFDMFKNCGIESMSSVNEMMVTITKTQVMDLLKSCLISTATLTSLFLEKPYIEKCRKVEFPPFDVNVEGGMKINVTIMQRKSNGKIVFAQGK, from the exons ATGACCACCATGGCCCCAACTGAACCTGAAAAGCAGATTTCGTTGAAGCTTATGGTAAACAAAGAAAGGAACAAAGTAGTTTTTGCAGAGGCGGGGAAGGACTTTGTGGATGTTCTCTTTAGCTTCTTCACATTGCCTTTGGGAACTATTGTAAGGCTTGTGCGTGAGGAATCAAATATGCTGCCAATTGAAGTTGGATCACTTACCTCACTCTATCAGAGTGCGGAAAATCTAGACAAAGAGTTTCTTTGCACAGATTCATGCAAACAAATCATACTGCGACCCAAGAACTCATTGGAACGTTATTGCATGAATCTGAAGCTGAAGATCGACGACACAGAGCCCGCAGAGTACTTCGTTTGTAACAACTTACTCAGCTGTCGATTCCACGACCCTGTCTTAATAAGCATGTTCAAGAATAGAAGATGCAGATGTGGGAAAATGTTGGACAAACCCATTTCTCCTAGTACATCTTATGACGGTTTTGTCAAGGACAGTGCTACTTTTATTATCACAGACGATCTTACAGTTGAGCCAAACTCATTGAATGCATTTTTTGATATGTTCAAAAATTGTGGAATAGAAAGCATGTCTTCGGTGAATGAAATGATGGTTACCATAACCAAAACTCAG GTAATGGATCTGCTGAAGAGTTGTTTGATCTCAACAGCAACTTTGACAAGTTTGTTCTTAGAAAAACCGTATATTGAGAAGTGTAGGAAAGTTGAATTTCCTCCCTTTGATGTTAATGTAGAGGGGGGTATGAAAATCAACGTGACCATAATGCAGAGAAAATCAAACGGGAAGATAGTGTTTGCTCAAGGAAAATAA